In Jaculus jaculus isolate mJacJac1 chromosome 2, mJacJac1.mat.Y.cur, whole genome shotgun sequence, the genomic window aacaaggccagggctggagagatggcttagcagttaaagcacttgccagcaaagccaaaggacccaggtttgattgcccagtacccacataaacccagatgcagaaggtggcacatgtgcctggagtttgttctggaatgtccattctctttctctctatttgtatctttctcactctctcaaataaattaataaattaataaaaaatttaaaaataataaaaaaggccagtctgttaggcttgcctcaaaaaaattgtagaaaaagattaaaatatcaATGAAACCATGAGTATATTCAGAATACTGTGTCATAATATACATAATAAGTATTTTAATAAGTTATGTATCTTCACACATACCATATGGGCATAAATCCAGTCTAAgactttaaacaatatttatttgctCTTCAAGACTGAAATTCATTAGAAAGGGGATGTTTCCATTGTGGGGGCTGAGTGGGGTCCCCAGGGATTCTCATAAGACATGTTAAGGTTACATGACTGTATCGCCTCAGTCAGTACCTACCGATAATAACCCCAATCTCTAGCTCATAGCGATTAGTGTTTTATCTAAAGACTGACTTAAGGAATAGGGGCAAAAGCAttctaatagggctggagagatggcttagcagtaaaggccctcacatgcgaagcctaaggacccatgttccactctccagatcccgtgtaagccagacacacaaaggtgaggcaagtgcaaggttgcacatgtccactaggtggcacaagtgtctggagtttgattaactggctgaggctctggcgtgccaactctctctctttctaaaaataaaaatgaaaaaataaaaaatatatgtatatacatgacaTATGTatggctgtagggatggcttagcagctaaggcacttgcctgcaaagccaaaggacctacgtttgcttccccaggtcccacataagccagatgtacagggcagagcgtgtatctggaattcctttgcagtgactagaggctctggtgcacccattctgtctccctctctgcctctttctctctctcaaataaataaacaaaatagctgggcatggtggtgcacacctttaatcccagcactcaggaggcagaggtaggaggatcacatgagttcgaggtcaccctgagactacatagtgaattccacgtcagtctgggctagagtgagaccctacctagaaaacccaagaaaataaaatattgaaaacttaaaaaatactctaataaaatctattaaatgatagtttttttttttaaaatatgaaatgcaCTTTTTTATTTGGCCACTTGTTAGTCCTAAGGCTTTTTGTGGTAGACAGGGGACAGTAATTTACATAGGGAACAAACGTGGACTCGTAATTTTCAAGGATGAAAGGAGTTGAGAGATGCAAAAGGCAGTTTCCTAATTAAGACCTTACCATTTGTTCTTTCACGGAATTCTCAATCCCAGCTTGTACCATTAAGTCATTCACATTCTTCTGTAACTCCGCTATGCGATTTCCCATTTCTTCCAGTACAATGTCAAGGAGAATAGCACATGTGGCCCAAGTAACCACAGATATTTAAAGGTCCTGCTTCAAATTATACGTGCAGAGCACAGGCCACTGAACATTCCTCACTTTCACAGTAAGGCAACCAGGCCTAATGTCAGTGCCAGTCACCACAAAGCTGTGGGCTCTGTTTTCAAAACAGCTCCCCTAGTTTGGACATAGGCTTGAGGACATGAGTTTTGTGGTATGTTTTAGCCAAATCctccagttatttttttatttatatttttaaaaatattttggggctggagagatggcttagcggttaaggcacttgcctgtgaagcctaaagacccaggttcgattttgcagaaccaacgtaagccagatgtggaaagaatgtaagagccaaaggaagggtagggctgcttacaatgtaactgtccagacagaaactggccttgatatccatgaccttgcgtTGCCTGGtattaccttcacaagacccttataagatgatgacatcaaaataaaagagacatgaATGGAgcgagggagggtatatgatggagagtagatgtgtgaagggaaaagtgaggaaggggagggagttatagtttattgtctgtaagaatggaagttgtcaacaaaaatgctcccccaccccaaaaaagaaatctggcaaaaaaaaaagtatactgtTCTAGAGACCTGAGATAATGGTGACCCTTCTCCATTCCTATTTAAACATCTGGATGTCTTGCCATAACATAACTTCATAACgttgtgctggagaggtggcttagcagttaagcatttgcctgtgaagcctaaggacccaggttcgaggctcgattccccaggacccacgttagccagatgcacaaagaggcgcacacgtctggagttcgtttgcagtggctggaggccctgtcgcgtccattctctctctctttctcttttctcttttctctgcctctttctctctctgtctgtggctctcaaataaataagtaagaataaacaaaaacaaacaaacaaaaaccttcagAACATGAGGTTAGTCCATCAAATGAGCTCAGACTGGGCAAGTCTCAGGGCAGATGTCACTCTCCCTTATCTGGATTTGCTCAGATGGTAAACAATCTATTCTAACTCTGCTTGGTTTTAGCGTTCTAAGACACAACAGGGAGCTTCCAAAGTCAAAACAAAGGCAGGGGTGAGCCATGCTTCACGTCCCCGTTGTCAGCACTGTTCTGGAAGGCTCCTGGCTGCTGGCGAGTCTGTTGCAGAGCAGCCTGTCCAGTGAGGTTTGAGGGGAAGCCCGGCAGGGAGCACTGCGCTCCTCCAGCTCTGGACTGGATACTTGAAAGCCGCCTGCCTCTCCTTTCCACCGGGCTGCTTGCTAGCTGCCAGTGTAGTCACCAAGCAGGAAGTCAAACCTACTGCAGATGAAGTAACTTTACATCGGGATGCCCCACGGAAGTTCACATGTAAACAATGACAAATCCTAAGTCAACAGAAAAAGGTTATCCCACTGGTGATTTGGAAACCCCAAAGCATGACAGTATTTACTGAAAACAGGAAAGGATATTTCTGTGGCTCAATGTTGCGGTAAGCGCTTGGAAACGCTCTTCAAAGTCCTGAAGTAGATTTTCTGCCTGAAAAATGAACCTTGGGCAACttagtataaaatatttattgttgggctggagagatgtcccagtggttaagacgcttgcctgcaaagcctaacataaccctggtttgatgccccagttcccacgtaaagccagatgcacgaggcggtgcacgcatctggaagttcgtttatagtggctgggggccctgatctacccattctctctctgtgtgtccctgtcatgccctctgcttgcaaataaatttatattattgTTGGTGTAGGACATTGCAAATGTCATGGAGTACCACAGCATACAAATCCATtgatttattttagaattttttaaaatatttttatgtatttacttgcaagcagagaaagagagacagacagtatgGGCTCACCAATACCAAATATATGTCTGCAAGGGGAGCGACTGAAAGGgagcaaggcctcttgctgctacaaatttccaatgcatgtgccactttgttcatctggctttatgagtacTGGGCATTTGAACCTGggacgttaggctttgcaagaaagtgtctttaaccaccaacccttatctccccagtccctcactgattttttttttttaacattttatttgcagAGTCAAAATAACCCAGTTAAGAGAGAGCATTAGACTGAAGATCTAAATTTACTTGCCTGTAATGTGGGGGGGCGTGCCACGGTCATGTCCCTGCAAGCAATGCCAGATGTTTGTGtctctttggctttacatgagtgctaggcaactaatccaggctggcaggctttgctaaGAAGACTTTAACCGCGGAGCCATTTACCAACTCCTTATCTGTCCCTCTCCCCCTACCCCCTTGAGGCAGGGactggctctagcccagactgacctggaacccatgatgatccttctacctctgcctcctgagtgctgggattaaagatatgcacttttttctttcttccttccttccttccttccttccttcctttctttctttctttctttctttctttctttctttctttctttctttctttctttctttctttctttctttctttctttctctctctctctctctctctctctctctctcttttttctgaggtagtcaTATGTAGCATGGCTGGCTTGGAAgtcaaatcctcctgcctcggctcctgagctctggggttaTAGGCCTGTGGCAGCTACTATACCCAGCTAACACTGCTCAGCTAAGGTCCATTGATATTCTGTCAAAGGTACGAGTACCCCGGCTCACACCACAATTAAAACAACTGCACACTAAAACACAAGGGTGTAACTATAAACCATTTAGACCATAGGAAGCAGACCGTCCCTAGGGAATCAAAGGCCGCCTACCTCTCCTTCCACTGGGCTGTTTGCTAGCTGTCAGTGTAATTACCAATTGGTGCTCACAGCCCTGTAGAGAGGCCACTGTGGTCACTTGTTAGGGTTTCAGCCAGCTTGCTACTTTATCGCTGACATCTCGGAGTCTATCCCTGTGCGATCTGTCCTCACACCCGCACGTGTCCATTCTAGGCATGGGTATGCAGACCCGgcaacccccaccccccgcgccccgcgccccgaaTCTGCGCTCGGATGTGCAGCCCCGCTGGCAGGCTTCGACTTTAGGAAAATGTAGACAGAAATGACCGTCAGCAGATCGTTTGAGACTGGGATATTCTTTGGCAATGTGGAAAGCGCAGGCCGTGGTGGATTTGGGGGGAGGGCTTATGACATCCTTCCTACTCCTATTCCAATTTGGGAGAAGTCTGGGACGCGGGAAGGGCTGGCgggctgggaggaggggaagggatgaGGTGGAATTAGGGACAGGAGGCGGGGCCGGGAGGAGGGGATTTGGACCAGATGGACGCGGGGAGCGGGCTCTGAAGATCAGACTTCCCTCCCCTAGCCAGGCGGCGTCCACCATCACCTACAGGGCTCGAGGTCTGGGTACCCCTCAGCACCCGAGGGCTCAAGACCTCGGTTCCCCCAGCACCCCAGGGCTCAAGACCTCGGTCTCCCCAGCATCCCAGAGCTCACGACTTCCTCCTCCCCAACGTTCCAGGGTTCACGATCGCGGTTCCCCAACACCCCTGGGGCTCGCAACCTCAATTCTCCCAGCACCCCAAGGCCCGCGACCTCGATTCCCCGGAACCGCAGGACACGGGGGCGGGGAGGCCACTCACCGCGTCCCGCAGCGAGTCCCCGCCTGGGGCCTCCGGCGCCGGTGCGTCCATGCGCGCTGGCCGGGCTGTGGCGGGGTCCCCGCGGGTCCCCGGGGCTGGAGGCGGGGACGGTGCGGCCCCAGCAGGTGCGGCGCTGCGGGCTGGACGCGCGCCGGCGGGCGTGGCGCGCACTGGAGCCGGTGCTGACTGGACCGGACCAGCTGCCGGCCAATCCAGCTTTGCTGGGTGTTTAGCCATCGGAGATGGAGGTGACCCGGGAGGAACTCTGTGGGTAGTTAATTGTTTATTCTTGTTGCTGAAACCGACCGTCCTGAGCCATTTCTAAGGGCACAGGGCAATGCATTACGCAGCCCATTCTTCAGGGCCATTCTCCTGGTCCACTTCAGAGGTTTCTGGTCTCACACCGAAACTGAGACCCCGTTAAACAGCAGCTACTCGCTCTCCGCTCCTGCTCCGCTGGCCCGCGCAGTTGCAGTTGCACGTGCTGCCTCTTAGCAGGGACCCGAATTCAGCCTGCAGCCCCGGGCACCAAGGCACTGGGCTGCAGAGTCTGTCACTTCCAATCTGCCATTTCTGAGGGTCTCAGGGTGTCTGCTTCCGGACTACAGTGACTTTGAACCGTTTCCAACGTTCAGCCAGCTCTCAGGACGCCCCCATTCTGTTTTCACAGCCGGCCAGGAAGCAAGATCTCCTGGTCCCCCATCTCATTACACTTGGGTTGTGGCTCATGGGTCACCTTGTGGGTGATCTACCAGGACCGTGTTCTTTGCAGtcaccggctttttttttttttttcccttccaaggcagggtctcactcttagcacaggctgatctggaattcactatggtagtctcaagctggcctcaaacttgtggcaatcctcctacctctgcctctgagtgccaggattaaaggcttgtgccaccatgcccgcttaGTCACCAGTTTTGTTTACGTGTCTGAAATCCCTTGGCCCAAAGCTTGATGGGAGCAGGCCTGTGTCTGTCTGAGTCACCCCAGTATGGCTAGAATGTGGCTCAGAGACAACACATGGTTGCCTATGATGCTAAATACATACTTAAACAAAACATGGCCACACAGGCAAAGGTACCCTGCTTTGCATATACCAGGATGCCTGGAGGAATATATATGGATGGAGTCAGGCATCCACTTTGGAAGCAGCGTGGTGGGTCCTTGGAGCTAAACAGGAGTCTCTGCTGGACCACATTCCACTCCTAGGTGTGTGCTGGGGAGTCAGCAGTGTACATCACACGGAAACTTGCACACCTTTTATGGCAGAATCATTCACAACAGTCAGAGTGGAAACAGTCCCAGTGGCCATTGGCGGATGGACAAGTACATGTCAGATGTGAGGTGTGCAC contains:
- the Hsbp1l1 gene encoding heat shock factor-binding protein 1-like protein 1 isoform X1, which gives rise to MDAPAPEAPGGDSLRDAAENLLQDFEERFQALTATLSHRMEEMGNRIAELQKNVNDLMVQAGIENSVKEQMVRS
- the Hsbp1l1 gene encoding heat shock factor-binding protein 1-like protein 1 isoform X2; its protein translation is MDAPAPEAPGGDSLRDAAENLLQDFEERFQALTATLSHRMEEMGNRIAELQKNVNDLMVQAGIENSVKEQMT